Proteins co-encoded in one Natrinema sp. CBA1119 genomic window:
- a CDS encoding LLM class flavin-dependent oxidoreductase, protein MRLGYSINSAVPANRSVDSHASDLLERSRTASAAGFDYVQAGDHHAVADHAYLQNVPALARLTEAVDRVAPLFLLPLHHPIHLAERCGTLAAFADRFDLWCAIGYNDAAFEAFDVPMAERVPRFVESLRIVEALLSEDSVSVDGDYYSLDDVSINPSATPERVCIGGSAEPAVRRAGRLGDAWVAVPTETIDAIETKRKWFESEGGDEVIVRRDALVLKDGDYARDVASDLLRSGYRGWDAESEYPLVGDAETVASDLADLAEAGASEVVVRPMSGDHALETLRECAAARKLL, encoded by the coding sequence ATGCGCCTCGGATACTCCATCAACTCGGCGGTGCCCGCCAACCGTTCCGTCGATTCGCACGCGAGCGATCTCCTCGAACGCTCCCGGACCGCGTCCGCGGCCGGATTCGACTACGTTCAGGCCGGCGACCACCACGCAGTGGCGGATCACGCGTACCTGCAGAACGTTCCCGCCCTTGCTCGCCTCACAGAGGCGGTCGATAGGGTCGCGCCTCTCTTCTTGCTCCCGCTTCACCATCCGATCCACCTGGCTGAACGGTGCGGAACGCTCGCGGCGTTCGCTGACCGGTTCGATCTGTGGTGTGCGATCGGCTACAACGACGCCGCGTTCGAAGCGTTCGACGTCCCAATGGCGGAACGTGTCCCCCGATTCGTCGAGTCGCTCCGAATCGTCGAGGCCCTGCTGAGCGAAGACTCGGTATCGGTCGACGGCGACTACTACTCACTGGATGACGTCTCGATCAATCCGAGCGCGACGCCCGAGCGCGTCTGCATCGGTGGGAGCGCCGAACCTGCGGTCCGCCGGGCGGGCCGTCTCGGCGATGCGTGGGTGGCGGTTCCGACGGAAACGATCGACGCGATCGAAACGAAGCGCAAATGGTTCGAAAGCGAGGGCGGTGATGAGGTCATCGTCCGCCGGGACGCATTGGTGCTGAAAGACGGCGATTACGCACGCGACGTCGCGAGCGATCTCCTCCGATCGGGTTACCGCGGCTGGGATGCCGAGTCGGAGTACCCGCTCGTCGGAGACGCTGAAACCGTCGCGAGCGATCTTGCGGACCTCGCCGAAGCGGGCGCGTCGGAGGTCGTCGTTCGACCGATGAGCGGCGATCACGCCCTAGAGACGCTCCGGGAGTGCGCTGCGGCACGAAAGCTGTTGTAG
- a CDS encoding NAD(P)-dependent oxidoreductase, which yields MRVLVTGGHGFIGAHVLRKLIADGHDVGCLDVSEPSPVVAPVADDVTFVEGDVTDPVDVYDAVASLDPDRIVHLAGLLGHASQSSPRAAVEVNVGGTFNVLEAADTLGVDRVVAASSAAVYGEVGDDIDRLDETVPRRPTTMYGLTKLVVEHVGPIYREQRGVQFAALEPVHGLGPGRRRGNLQDDCIVKAAVAGERIPVPARSRPFEIVYVEDEARAFVDATLADDLPSDRYLVGSGERTSLESFVEVVRDHVPDAAFEFEAVESGDQLSGLPPSETTRIRDDLGWTPEYTISEAIGTYVSWLRENPDAWSFDRDAVPWATE from the coding sequence ATGCGAGTACTCGTAACGGGAGGTCACGGATTCATCGGCGCGCACGTCCTGCGGAAATTGATCGCCGACGGCCACGACGTGGGCTGTCTCGACGTCTCGGAACCGTCGCCGGTCGTTGCACCGGTCGCAGACGACGTCACGTTCGTCGAGGGTGACGTCACCGACCCGGTGGACGTCTACGATGCCGTCGCGAGCCTCGACCCCGATCGAATCGTCCACCTCGCCGGACTACTCGGGCACGCCTCGCAGTCGTCTCCCCGAGCTGCCGTCGAGGTCAACGTCGGGGGGACCTTCAACGTCCTCGAGGCCGCAGACACTCTGGGAGTCGATCGCGTCGTCGCCGCCTCGAGTGCGGCGGTCTACGGTGAAGTCGGTGACGACATCGACCGGCTCGACGAGACCGTCCCCCGGCGACCGACGACGATGTACGGACTGACGAAACTGGTCGTCGAACACGTTGGTCCGATCTACCGCGAGCAACGCGGCGTTCAGTTCGCGGCCCTCGAGCCAGTTCACGGGCTCGGACCCGGACGACGGCGCGGCAATCTCCAAGACGACTGTATCGTGAAGGCCGCCGTCGCGGGTGAACGGATCCCGGTTCCCGCCCGGTCGAGACCGTTTGAGATCGTCTACGTCGAAGACGAGGCACGGGCGTTTGTCGACGCGACCCTCGCCGACGACCTGCCCAGCGATCGATACCTCGTCGGCAGTGGCGAACGGACAAGCCTCGAGTCGTTCGTCGAGGTCGTCCGAGACCACGTCCCTGACGCAGCGTTCGAGTTCGAGGCCGTGGAGAGCGGAGATCAGTTGTCCGGGTTGCCCCCGAGCGAGACGACGCGAATCCGCGACGACCTCGGCTGGACTCCCGAGTATACGATCTCGGAGGCCATCGGCACGTACGTCTCGTGGTTGCGCGAGAACCCGGACGCGTGGTCTTTCGATCGCGACGCGGTTCCGTGGGCCACCGAGTAG
- a CDS encoding carboxymuconolactone decarboxylase family protein, with translation MVRVPYVTRENLPEEDRDLLRSFRADTPEEYRHLLSTEERNVYRTLAHLPESLEQFRAFGGTLREELDLDPNERELVILTAASALRSAYEWHQHVRIGLTEGLSREEILAISDRDYESFEDDDRALAEYVDSYVTGTVDDETYDALAACVDESKVVGIGLLVGLYLVIGRQMDALEVETEEPFVGWDLENL, from the coding sequence ATGGTTCGAGTGCCATACGTAACCCGGGAGAACCTCCCGGAAGAGGACCGTGACCTGTTACGCTCGTTTCGAGCGGACACGCCCGAAGAGTATCGTCACTTGTTATCGACCGAAGAGCGGAATGTGTATCGGACGCTCGCACACCTCCCGGAGTCACTGGAGCAGTTCCGGGCATTCGGAGGAACGCTCAGAGAGGAGCTCGATCTGGATCCGAACGAGCGGGAACTGGTGATCCTGACCGCCGCGAGCGCGCTGCGGTCGGCCTACGAGTGGCACCAACACGTCCGGATTGGTCTCACCGAGGGGCTCTCCCGGGAGGAGATCCTCGCGATCAGCGACCGGGACTACGAGTCGTTCGAAGATGATGATCGTGCACTCGCTGAGTACGTCGATAGCTACGTCACCGGAACCGTCGACGACGAGACATACGACGCGCTCGCAGCATGCGTTGACGAGTCGAAGGTCGTCGGTATCGGTCTCCTCGTGGGGTTATACCTCGTCATTGGTCGGCAGATGGACGCGCTCGAGGTCGAGACCGAGGAACCGTTTGTCGGCTGGGATCTGGAGAACCTGTAA
- a CDS encoding SDR family NAD(P)-dependent oxidoreductase, which translates to MQDDFSDKTVIVTGAARGIGRGIAEKLGGEGASVVIADVRETEMRETASELREEGVTVETVSCDVTSKADVERLAERTVDRFGGIDALVNNAGIGSRGSFEELDHEAWHQVLGVNLTGVFNCSKAVVTEMIEGDGGSIVNISSMAGRNISYHGAANYTASKWGVIGLTKHMAWDLGEYDIRVTAVCPGSTLTPLTESGTSEEERAATTEKIAMDRWASPEDHAEAVAYLVSDASSYVTGTVLEVDGGKQLSVRNEI; encoded by the coding sequence ATGCAGGACGATTTCAGCGATAAGACGGTCATCGTCACCGGCGCGGCGAGGGGAATCGGACGCGGGATCGCCGAAAAACTCGGTGGGGAGGGAGCGTCCGTCGTGATTGCAGACGTTAGAGAGACGGAAATGCGTGAGACGGCCTCCGAACTGCGCGAGGAGGGTGTGACCGTCGAAACGGTCAGCTGTGACGTCACGTCGAAAGCAGACGTAGAGCGACTTGCCGAGCGGACGGTCGATCGCTTCGGCGGGATCGACGCCCTCGTGAACAACGCCGGCATCGGCTCGCGCGGATCGTTCGAGGAACTGGATCACGAGGCGTGGCACCAAGTACTTGGCGTCAACCTCACCGGCGTATTCAACTGCTCGAAGGCCGTCGTCACCGAGATGATCGAGGGCGACGGCGGCTCGATCGTGAACATCTCCTCGATGGCCGGTCGCAACATCAGCTATCACGGCGCGGCCAACTACACGGCCTCAAAGTGGGGCGTGATCGGGCTGACGAAACACATGGCGTGGGACCTCGGCGAATACGATATCCGAGTCACAGCGGTCTGTCCGGGGTCGACGCTCACGCCGCTCACGGAATCAGGAACGAGCGAGGAGGAACGAGCCGCGACGACGGAAAAGATCGCGATGGATCGATGGGCGTCTCCCGAGGACCACGCGGAGGCGGTCGCGTACCTCGTCTCGGACGCGAGTTCGTACGTCACCGGTACGGTCCTCGAGGTCGACGGCGGGAAACAGCTGAGCGTTCGAAACGAGATTTGA
- a CDS encoding nitrate/nitrite transporter: protein MLPSAVRRLGPLTQRAKHALNDSRSRIVLAVAAGWFISLGVRMVYPVLLPHIRTAYGLDLTSAGFLLTVLWAAYALGQLPGGIVSDRMGERITLVVSTLIAGLMLLLVVGAGSAIVVFAATALFGFGTALYGVARFTIISKTYPDNGGAAIGVTLAAGDLGNAILPVVASVIATAFVWQLGFGFVVPLFALVSIGLWFVVPKQAADADESEMVLSRETARYVVSELRRPPIVVVTLILVLGFSLALTLTGFYPTYLIEEKGLSPAVAATLFSLYFALGVFVKPLAGSAYDQFGIRRTLPVIFVLAIVALLSLSVVESLWSLVLVTVLLSSLLGNIAITMPYLTDLLPEEIQGTSLGLLRTTYMLFAAASPPLFGILADHGYFDEGFVLLAAVAGTMALLVLFLPRQ, encoded by the coding sequence ATGCTACCGTCCGCCGTTCGCCGACTCGGTCCGCTCACGCAGCGGGCGAAACACGCTCTGAACGACAGCCGGAGTCGAATCGTCCTCGCTGTCGCCGCCGGTTGGTTCATCTCGCTGGGCGTCCGAATGGTCTACCCCGTGTTGTTGCCACACATTCGGACCGCCTATGGGCTCGATCTCACTAGCGCGGGGTTCCTGCTGACCGTTCTATGGGCCGCATACGCGCTCGGCCAACTTCCCGGTGGAATAGTCTCCGATCGAATGGGGGAACGGATCACACTCGTGGTCAGCACGCTCATCGCGGGTCTCATGCTCCTACTGGTCGTCGGTGCCGGCTCCGCCATCGTCGTGTTTGCGGCGACCGCGCTGTTCGGCTTCGGGACCGCCCTCTACGGCGTCGCCCGGTTCACAATTATCTCGAAGACGTATCCGGACAACGGTGGTGCCGCAATCGGCGTCACACTCGCGGCCGGGGACCTCGGAAACGCAATCCTACCGGTAGTGGCGAGCGTCATCGCGACCGCGTTCGTCTGGCAGCTCGGATTCGGCTTCGTCGTTCCGCTGTTCGCGCTCGTTTCGATCGGTCTTTGGTTCGTCGTCCCGAAACAGGCCGCGGATGCGGACGAGTCCGAGATGGTGCTCTCCCGCGAGACGGCGCGATACGTCGTCTCCGAACTCCGCCGACCCCCCATCGTCGTTGTGACGCTCATACTGGTTCTCGGGTTTAGCCTCGCACTGACGCTCACGGGCTTCTATCCGACGTACCTGATCGAAGAGAAGGGACTCTCGCCGGCGGTCGCCGCGACCCTGTTCAGCCTTTACTTCGCACTCGGGGTCTTCGTTAAACCGCTAGCAGGGTCGGCCTACGACCAGTTTGGAATCCGGCGGACGCTCCCGGTGATTTTCGTCCTGGCGATCGTGGCACTCCTGTCGCTGTCCGTCGTCGAGTCGCTGTGGTCGCTCGTCCTGGTCACAGTTCTGCTGAGCAGTCTGCTCGGTAACATCGCTATTACGATGCCGTATCTGACGGACCTGCTACCCGAAGAGATCCAGGGAACCAGCCTCGGCCTCTTGCGGACCACGTACATGCTCTTCGCCGCCGCCAGTCCGCCTCTCTTCGGGATACTCGCAGATCACGGCTACTTCGACGAGGGGTTCGTCCTGCTGGCCGCGGTCGCCGGAACGATGGCACTGCTCGTGCTCTTCCTCCCGCGTCAGTGA
- a CDS encoding MmgE/PrpD family protein, with translation MATQPSNHRSSETELASFVSELSFDDCPTEGIRLAERCFVDTVGVTLAGAADDAGTAVAASVGRMAASDGVRLIGHGENSSETDAALVNGTAGHGLDFDDVSSGMQGHPSVTMVPALLAVGQTESITGRDLLTAFIAGFETQCYLSGPINPDHYEEGWHATATLGTFGATAAVANLLGLDERKTRHGLSIAASLPAGLKRNFGTTTKPIHAGAAARSGVTAARAAAEGATGDDDAIDGEKGFFDLYSGPDGAEYGERYALGERWAIVEEGVGVKKYPCCYFTHTGIASAEKLADEHDINPEDVESVEIVLSQGAADALHHADPDTGLEGKFSIQYTVASAIARDRVGLAAFDDENVDDEPVQAVREQVTAAVDSDLRYGSHRSTVTIETTDGNTYANTLKEPPGTHKSPLSDEELREKFHMCAERAFDRDRGEEIYARLDGLRTESDVAELVRTM, from the coding sequence ATGGCAACACAACCATCCAACCATCGATCGTCCGAGACCGAACTGGCGTCGTTCGTTTCGGAACTATCGTTCGACGACTGTCCGACGGAGGGGATCCGCCTCGCGGAGCGGTGTTTCGTGGATACGGTCGGCGTGACGCTCGCGGGCGCCGCAGACGACGCCGGAACGGCGGTCGCCGCTAGTGTCGGTCGAATGGCGGCATCGGACGGCGTTCGGCTCATCGGCCACGGCGAGAACTCATCGGAGACGGACGCGGCCCTCGTTAATGGGACGGCCGGCCACGGACTCGACTTCGACGACGTCTCGAGCGGCATGCAGGGCCACCCGAGCGTAACGATGGTTCCGGCACTACTCGCCGTCGGCCAGACCGAATCCATCACCGGCCGGGATCTGCTGACGGCGTTTATCGCGGGGTTCGAAACACAGTGTTACCTATCAGGACCGATCAACCCGGATCACTACGAGGAGGGGTGGCACGCGACGGCGACCCTCGGAACGTTCGGCGCGACGGCGGCGGTGGCGAACCTGCTCGGACTGGACGAGCGGAAGACCCGCCACGGGCTGAGTATCGCCGCCTCGCTCCCAGCCGGACTCAAACGGAACTTCGGAACGACGACGAAACCGATCCACGCCGGCGCCGCCGCCCGGTCGGGCGTGACCGCCGCGCGAGCGGCCGCAGAGGGAGCGACCGGGGACGACGATGCGATCGACGGCGAGAAGGGGTTCTTTGACCTCTACAGCGGTCCCGACGGGGCCGAGTACGGTGAGCGATACGCTCTCGGTGAGCGGTGGGCGATCGTCGAGGAGGGCGTCGGCGTCAAGAAGTACCCGTGCTGTTACTTCACCCACACGGGGATCGCGTCCGCCGAGAAACTCGCGGACGAACACGACATCAATCCCGAAGACGTCGAATCCGTCGAGATCGTCCTCTCCCAGGGAGCCGCCGACGCCTTGCACCACGCCGATCCCGACACCGGACTGGAAGGGAAGTTCTCGATCCAGTACACGGTCGCCAGCGCAATCGCCCGGGATCGGGTCGGCCTCGCCGCCTTCGACGACGAGAACGTCGACGACGAGCCGGTGCAGGCGGTCAGGGAGCAAGTCACGGCCGCGGTCGATTCCGACCTACGGTACGGTTCTCACCGTTCTACCGTTACTATCGAGACGACCGACGGGAACACGTACGCAAACACACTCAAGGAGCCACCGGGGACCCACAAGAGTCCCCTTTCCGACGAGGAACTGCGGGAGAAGTTCCACATGTGCGCCGAGAGAGCGTTTGACCGAGATCGAGGTGAGGAGATCTACGCGCGACTCGACGGTCTCCGTACCGAATCAGACGTCGCAGAGCTTGTCCGCACGATGTGA
- a CDS encoding isocitrate/isopropylmalate family dehydrogenase — protein MADTVCVFDGDGAAPEVVRPTVDLLESIAPSVAFETLSIDRFVDDLESGTVPNPLRDRVDDADAILFGAASDTHVPILRYLRYELDGGLPANVRPVRSLEGATAPLERTEPIDYVIVRQNLEGLYAGIEGDLAELDGRESIANSSTVGFDPATEHGRYAIRPITASQVRWLAGFVCDLAERRANKSENGTTPRVTCATKSNVLPETDGLFEETVEAVATKSSVPYEHVHADAVGQSLVIDPDRFDVIVTPNLAGDILSDVAAGTVGGLGLAPSGCYGRTSAYFEPVHGTAPDLVGESTINPTATLLSGAMLLDYLERESTARRLRTAVDDVYRGGDALTPDQGGSSSTEEMVAAVAERL, from the coding sequence ATGGCAGACACGGTTTGCGTATTCGACGGCGACGGTGCCGCGCCCGAAGTAGTCCGGCCGACGGTCGACCTGCTCGAGTCGATTGCTCCGTCCGTGGCGTTCGAGACACTGTCGATCGATCGGTTCGTCGACGACCTCGAGAGCGGAACCGTCCCGAACCCGCTTCGGGACCGCGTCGACGACGCCGATGCAATCCTCTTCGGTGCGGCGTCCGACACCCACGTTCCGATCCTGCGATACCTCCGCTACGAACTCGATGGCGGACTGCCGGCTAACGTTCGGCCAGTGCGCTCGCTCGAGGGCGCGACTGCACCACTCGAACGAACTGAGCCGATCGACTACGTGATCGTCAGGCAGAATCTCGAAGGGCTGTACGCCGGGATCGAGGGCGACCTCGCGGAACTGGACGGTCGCGAATCGATCGCGAATTCCTCCACCGTTGGTTTCGACCCGGCGACGGAGCACGGACGGTACGCGATTCGCCCGATTACAGCTTCGCAAGTGCGATGGCTCGCGGGATTTGTCTGCGATCTGGCCGAACGACGGGCCAACAAGAGCGAAAACGGAACCACCCCGCGAGTGACCTGTGCGACGAAATCCAACGTCCTCCCCGAAACCGACGGGCTGTTCGAGGAAACGGTCGAAGCCGTCGCGACGAAGTCATCTGTTCCGTACGAACACGTTCACGCCGACGCGGTCGGTCAGTCGCTGGTCATCGATCCCGATCGGTTCGACGTGATCGTCACCCCGAATCTCGCCGGTGATATTCTCTCGGACGTCGCCGCCGGAACCGTTGGAGGACTCGGTCTCGCTCCCAGCGGTTGTTACGGCCGGACCAGCGCCTACTTCGAACCGGTTCACGGAACGGCGCCCGATCTAGTCGGTGAATCGACGATCAATCCGACCGCGACGCTTTTGTCGGGAGCGATGCTGTTGGACTACCTCGAACGGGAGTCGACCGCGAGGCGACTCAGAACAGCGGTCGACGATGTGTACAGGGGCGGGGACGCTCTCACGCCCGATCAGGGCGGCTCGAGTTCGACGGAAGAAATGGTAGCCGCGGTCGCCGAGCGGCTCTAA
- a CDS encoding SDR family NAD(P)-dependent oxidoreductase, producing MYQNDLFEDETAVVTGASRGLGRAIARRLAECGADVVVAARSSDALAAVADEIETETASDALDVTVDVRDTDAIERLVQRATEFGDGSVEMLIANAGANFHAPVTELSENAWRTIVDINLDGTYRCCHAFAEALAAADVGRVVTMSSVIGRDGAAESAHYAASKAGIEALTRSLALEWAEDNVRANCLRPGLVATPGVEENRGVTADRIDRDDVDRSLGHPDEIADLACFLVSPGASYVSGQTYTAEGIRRRPDDE from the coding sequence ATGTATCAGAATGACCTCTTTGAAGACGAGACAGCAGTCGTCACCGGCGCGAGTCGCGGTCTCGGACGAGCGATCGCCCGCAGATTAGCCGAGTGCGGCGCCGACGTCGTCGTGGCGGCGCGATCGAGTGACGCCCTCGCCGCCGTCGCCGACGAAATCGAGACCGAAACGGCCAGCGACGCACTTGACGTGACCGTTGACGTGCGCGACACCGATGCCATCGAACGGCTGGTCCAACGGGCGACCGAGTTTGGCGACGGAAGCGTCGAGATGCTGATTGCCAATGCCGGCGCGAACTTCCACGCCCCGGTCACGGAACTGAGCGAAAACGCTTGGCGAACGATCGTCGACATTAACCTTGATGGGACCTATCGGTGCTGCCACGCGTTCGCCGAGGCGCTCGCGGCCGCGGACGTTGGCCGCGTGGTAACGATGAGCAGCGTCATCGGTCGCGATGGCGCCGCCGAGAGCGCCCACTACGCGGCATCGAAGGCGGGTATCGAGGCGCTTACGCGCTCGCTGGCGCTGGAGTGGGCCGAAGACAACGTTCGCGCCAACTGCCTCCGGCCGGGCCTCGTCGCGACCCCTGGTGTCGAGGAGAACCGGGGCGTCACTGCCGACCGGATCGATCGCGACGATGTCGACAGATCGCTCGGCCACCCCGACGAGATCGCTGATCTCGCTTGCTTTCTGGTCTCGCCGGGCGCCAGTTACGTGAGCGGGCAGACCTACACTGCCGAGGGAATCCGTCGTCGACCGGACGACGAGTGA
- a CDS encoding CaiB/BaiF CoA-transferase family protein, protein MTDQPPRNQPVSDGPLADVRVVDLTQMLAGPYATMLLADLGADVVKVEPPRGDMTRDNQPHLEEDEAYGGYFHSVNRNKRSVVVDLKSAEGREAFLDLVSDADVVVENFRTGTMENLDLSYETLSDRNPGLVYASIRGFGDPRSGDSPYADRPAFDLIAQAMGGVMSVTGTEEAGPTKVGPGVGDIFPAALAVVGVLSALRERDRTDEGQYVDVGMVDAVLSLSERIVHQHSYTGEVPGPQGNTHPLLFPFDRFETSDGYVVIAAPSPHQWQALCDHMDRPDLADEYAEKPDRIEAADELREVVTEWTKRHTKDELFEMLAEDVPCGPVNNAEDIFDDEHFAAREMLAEVDHADTGETATIAGTPIKFPESNSGVERRAPFLGEHTEEVLREQGYTDEEIDDILGAGEQNSNE, encoded by the coding sequence ATGACCGATCAACCCCCCCGAAATCAGCCCGTCTCGGACGGCCCACTTGCCGATGTTCGCGTCGTCGACCTCACGCAGATGCTTGCCGGGCCGTATGCGACGATGCTGCTCGCCGATCTCGGAGCTGACGTCGTCAAGGTCGAACCTCCCCGCGGAGACATGACTAGAGACAATCAGCCCCATCTCGAGGAAGACGAAGCCTACGGTGGGTACTTCCATAGCGTCAATCGGAACAAGCGAAGTGTCGTCGTCGATCTGAAGTCCGCAGAGGGTCGCGAGGCCTTCCTCGATCTCGTCTCGGACGCCGATGTCGTCGTCGAGAACTTCCGGACCGGGACGATGGAGAACCTCGATCTCTCCTATGAGACGCTCTCGGATCGTAACCCCGGACTTGTTTATGCATCAATTCGTGGGTTTGGCGACCCGCGGTCCGGTGACAGCCCGTACGCAGATCGACCGGCGTTTGATCTCATCGCACAGGCGATGGGCGGCGTCATGAGCGTCACCGGGACCGAAGAGGCCGGCCCGACCAAGGTCGGACCCGGAGTCGGGGATATCTTCCCCGCCGCACTCGCTGTGGTCGGCGTGCTGTCGGCGCTACGCGAGCGCGACCGGACCGATGAGGGCCAGTACGTCGACGTCGGGATGGTCGACGCAGTCCTCTCGCTGTCCGAGCGGATCGTCCACCAGCACTCGTACACCGGCGAGGTGCCCGGTCCACAGGGGAATACCCACCCCCTGCTGTTCCCGTTTGACCGCTTCGAGACCAGCGACGGCTACGTCGTCATCGCTGCGCCCTCGCCCCATCAATGGCAAGCACTGTGTGACCACATGGACCGGCCCGACCTCGCCGACGAGTACGCAGAGAAGCCCGATCGGATTGAGGCGGCTGACGAACTCCGCGAGGTCGTCACGGAGTGGACGAAACGTCACACCAAGGACGAACTGTTCGAGATGCTCGCCGAGGATGTTCCCTGCGGACCGGTCAATAACGCCGAGGATATCTTTGACGACGAACACTTCGCGGCACGCGAGATGCTCGCCGAGGTCGACCACGCCGACACTGGGGAGACCGCTACGATCGCCGGCACACCGATCAAGTTCCCGGAGAGCAACAGCGGAGTCGAGCGGCGGGCCCCCTTCCTAGGCGAACACACCGAAGAGGTTCTGCGGGAGCAGGGATACACGGACGAGGAAATCGACGATATTCTCGGGGCAGGCGAACAGAACTCGAACGAGTAG
- a CDS encoding MaoC family dehydratase has product MGRTSDHNYYEDFAVGEIYEHTRGKTVTEMDNVAITNLVLNTAQGHFNEDRMEDSEFGERIVYGGINLSMVCGLASEDISENAITELGYDEVRFSNPVFHGDTLYAESEVLSKRDSDARSDGGVVEFRVRGYNQDDEQVVGATKRVLLKKREYYGDD; this is encoded by the coding sequence ATGGGGCGAACGAGCGACCACAACTACTACGAGGACTTCGCAGTCGGCGAGATCTACGAGCACACCCGCGGGAAGACGGTCACAGAGATGGACAACGTGGCTATCACGAATCTCGTATTGAACACTGCGCAAGGACACTTCAACGAAGATCGGATGGAGGACAGCGAGTTCGGCGAACGGATCGTTTACGGGGGGATCAACCTCTCGATGGTCTGTGGGCTGGCCTCGGAGGATATCTCCGAGAACGCGATCACGGAACTCGGATACGACGAGGTGCGGTTCAGTAACCCCGTCTTCCACGGCGACACGCTCTACGCAGAAAGCGAGGTACTCTCAAAGCGCGACTCGGACGCTCGGTCTGACGGCGGTGTCGTCGAGTTCCGGGTCCGCGGCTACAACCAGGACGACGAGCAGGTCGTCGGTGCGACCAAGCGCGTCCTTCTGAAGAAACGGGAGTATTACGGGGACGACTAG
- a CDS encoding acyl-CoA dehydrogenase family protein, which yields MTYLNDELRMLRDETREFVQNEVLPEANERDHNDEPMSDDLIKKLGEMGYFGLVGPEEYGGLGMGPLAYAVVTEELARGWMSVASIIARGQNLHGATEEQKEEYVPDMVRGNRLQATSISEPGAGSDVAGMSTTAEKVGDEYEIDGTKTWCTFAKGADFIVLYAKTDPEKRHKGVSSFIIDKTPGEFDVDGLEANSIDKIGYKGWETWELHLDNVRVPEDKLIGGEEGQAFYNIMEFFEPARIHTAARAIGLARGALEDSLDYAQEREQFDQPIGEFQSIRFKLATMATKIESARQLTHYVAKQKERGDRCDMEACMAKYHASEMAEEVTSEGIQIHGGNGYTTDYPLERYWRDARLTKIFEGTSEIQQRVIADRLFERGVHATGSGS from the coding sequence ATGACATATCTAAACGACGAACTGCGAATGCTCCGGGACGAAACGCGCGAGTTCGTCCAGAACGAAGTACTGCCCGAAGCGAACGAACGGGACCACAATGACGAACCGATGAGCGACGACCTCATCAAAAAACTCGGCGAAATGGGCTACTTCGGACTTGTGGGTCCTGAGGAGTATGGTGGTCTCGGAATGGGACCCCTAGCGTACGCGGTCGTCACGGAGGAGCTCGCTCGCGGCTGGATGAGCGTTGCGAGCATCATCGCCCGCGGACAGAACCTTCACGGCGCGACCGAGGAACAGAAGGAAGAGTATGTTCCGGACATGGTCCGGGGCAACCGTCTTCAAGCGACGAGCATCTCCGAACCCGGTGCCGGCAGTGACGTTGCCGGCATGTCCACGACAGCGGAGAAGGTCGGCGACGAGTACGAGATCGATGGCACCAAAACCTGGTGTACGTTCGCCAAGGGAGCCGACTTCATCGTCCTCTACGCGAAGACCGATCCCGAGAAACGCCATAAGGGCGTCTCCTCGTTCATCATCGACAAGACCCCCGGGGAGTTCGACGTCGACGGCCTTGAGGCGAACTCTATCGACAAGATCGGCTACAAGGGCTGGGAGACGTGGGAGTTGCACCTCGATAACGTTCGCGTCCCCGAAGACAAACTGATTGGTGGCGAGGAAGGTCAGGCGTTCTACAATATTATGGAGTTCTTCGAACCGGCTCGGATCCATACTGCGGCCAGAGCGATCGGTCTCGCCCGTGGTGCGCTAGAGGACTCGTTGGATTACGCACAGGAGCGCGAACAGTTCGACCAGCCGATCGGCGAGTTCCAGTCCATCCGGTTCAAACTGGCGACGATGGCAACGAAGATCGAGTCGGCCCGTCAACTCACCCATTACGTCGCGAAACAGAAAGAGCGCGGTGACCGCTGTGACATGGAAGCTTGTATGGCGAAGTACCACGCCAGTGAGATGGCCGAAGAAGTCACCAGCGAGGGGATTCAGATTCACGGCGGCAACGGCTACACGACCGACTACCCACTCGAGCGCTACTGGCGCGACGCACGACTGACGAAGATCTTCGAGGGTACGAGTGAGATCCAGCAACGGGTCATTGCCGATCGCCTGTTCGAACGGGGCGTCCACGCGACCGGATCGGGGTCATAA